The Streptomyces laurentii genome contains a region encoding:
- a CDS encoding DNA-binding protein HU (DNA-binding protein HU [Streptomyces sp. PAMC26508];~IHF - DNA interface [nucleotide binding];~IHF dimer interface [polypeptide binding];~Integration host factor (IHF) and HU are small heterodimeric members of the DNABII protein family that bind and bend DNA, functioning as architectural factors in many cellular processes including transcription, site-specific recombination, and...; cd00591;~identified by MetaGeneAnnotator; putative), protein MNKAQLVEAIADKLGGRQQAAEAVDHVLDAIVRAVVSGDRVSVTGFGSFEKVDRPARYARNPQTGERVRVKKTSVPRFRAGQGFKDLVSGSKKLPKGGEVSVKKAPKGSLTGGASATVKKAAAKKASAKKAAAKKTTAAKKTTAVKKTTAAKKTTAVKKTTAAAKKATTAAKKATPAKKATTAAKKATAAKKTAPAKKATAKKAPAKKTTARKTTAKKAAAKK, encoded by the coding sequence GTGAACAAGGCGCAGCTCGTAGAAGCGATTGCCGACAAGTTGGGCGGTCGCCAGCAGGCCGCCGAAGCCGTCGACCACGTGCTCGACGCCATCGTGCGCGCCGTGGTCTCCGGCGACCGCGTGTCGGTCACCGGGTTCGGGTCGTTCGAGAAGGTCGACCGTCCCGCCCGCTACGCCCGCAACCCGCAGACGGGTGAGCGCGTCCGGGTCAAGAAGACCTCCGTGCCCCGCTTCCGCGCGGGTCAGGGCTTCAAGGACCTGGTCAGCGGCTCGAAGAAGCTCCCCAAGGGCGGCGAGGTCTCCGTCAAGAAGGCCCCCAAGGGCAGCCTGACCGGTGGCGCCTCCGCCACCGTGAAGAAGGCCGCCGCGAAGAAGGCCAGCGCCAAGAAGGCCGCCGCGAAGAAGACCACGGCCGCCAAGAAGACGACCGCGGTCAAGAAGACCACGGCCGCCAAGAAGACCACGGCGGTCAAGAAGACCACCGCCGCGGCGAAGAAGGCCACCACGGCCGCCAAGAAGGCGACCCCGGCCAAGAAGGCCACCACGGCCGCGAAGAAGGCCACCGCCGCCAAGAAGACGGCCCCGGCCAAGAAGGCCACCGCGAAGAAGGCGCCCGCCAAGAAGACGACGGCGCGCAAGACCACCGCGAAGAAGGCCGCCGCGAAGAAGTAA